In Onychostoma macrolepis isolate SWU-2019 chromosome 04, ASM1243209v1, whole genome shotgun sequence, one DNA window encodes the following:
- the si:dkey-97m3.1 gene encoding fatty acyl-CoA reductase 1 — protein sequence MASISEWYAGKNVLITGATGFMGKVLLEKLLRSCPDVNALYILVRPKAGQSMSERVQDMMKCKLFDRVREDNPDFHQKIIPISSELTQPGLAISPEDVQTLTSCINIVFHCAATIRFDEPLKHALQLNVIATQQLLSLAQQMQHLQAFIHISTAYANCNRRHIDEVIYPPPVEPKKLIDSLEWMDDSIIRDITPRLIGDRPNTYTYTKALAECVVQQESSKLNIGIIRPSIVGASWQEPFPGWIDNFNGPSGVFIAAGKGILRTMRASNDAVADLIPVDVVINLTLAAGWYTAVHRPKAALVYNCTTGGINPFHWGEIEHHVMSSFKRNPLEQAFRRPNANITSNYLINQYWILVSHKFPALIYDLFLRLSGQKPQMMRIFNRLHKAIGLLEYFSSQDWEWNSENMNMLMSQLSADDRKTFNFDVRQLNWPEYIENYCIGTKKYVLNEDMSDIPAARQHLRKLRNIRYTFNTVLLVFIWRVFIARSQMARNIWYFVVSLCFKFLSYFRASSTLTQ from the exons ATGGCCTCGATCTCGGAGTGGTACGCGGGGAAGAACGTGCTGATCACCGGAGCCACGGGCTTCATGGGGAAGGTGCTGTTGGAGAAGCTGCTGCGCTCCTGTCCCGACGTCAACGCCCTCTACATCCTCGTCCGGCCCAAAGCCGGTCAGTCCATGTCCGAGCGCGTCCAGGACATGATGAAGTGTAAG CTGTTCGACCGCGTGCGTGAAGATAATCCTGACTTTCATCAGAAGATCATCCCCATCAGCAGCGAGCTCACGCAGCCCGGCCTCGCCATCAGTCCAGAGGATGTACAAACACTCACTTCCTGTATCAACATCGTCTTCCACTGCGCCGCCACCATCCGCTTCGATGAGCCCCTGAA GCATGCGCTGCAGCTGAACGTCATCGCCACGCAGCAGCTTCTCTCTCTGGCGCAGCAGATGCAGCACCTGCAGGCCTTCATCCACATCTCCACCGCCTACGCCAACTGCAACCGCAGACACATCGACGAGGTCATCTACCCTCCTCCGGTCGAGCCCAAGAAACTCATCGACTCTCTGGA gtggaTGGATGACAGTATCATCCGTGACATCACGCCGCGTCTGATCGGTGACCGGCCGAACACTTACACCTACACCAAAGCGCTGGCCGAGTGTGTGGTGCAGCAGGAGAGCAGCAAACTCAACATCGGCATCATACGGCCGTCCATCGTGGGAGCCAGCTGGCAGGAGCCGTTCCCC GGTTGGATAGACAACTTTAATGGACCAAGTGGTGTTTTCATTGCT GCTGGGAAGGGCATCCTGCGCACCATGAGAGCCAGTAATGACGCGGTGGCCGATCTGATTCCTGTAGACGTGGTTATAAACCTGACGCTGGCTGCCGGCTGGTACACCGCGGTGCACAG ACCGAAAGCTGCACTCGTGTACAACTGCACAACCGGAGGCATTAACCCTTTCCACTGGGGAGAGATCG AGCATCACGTGATGTCCTCGTTCAAGAGGAATCCTCTGGAACAGGCTTTCCGTCGGCCAAACGCCAACATCACCTCCAATTACCTGATCAACCAGTACTGGATCCTCGTCAGTCACAAGTTCCCCGCGCTCATCTATGACCTGTTCCTCCGACTGTCCGGACAGAAACCACA AATGATGCGTATTTTCAACCGTCTGCACAAAGCCATCGGTCTGCTGGAGTATTTCAGCAGTCAGGACTGGGAGTGGAACTCAGAAAACATGAACATGCTGATGAGTCAGCTGAGCGCCGACGACAGGAAG ACCTTCAACTTTGACGTTCGCCAGCTGAACTGGCCCGAGTACATCGAGAATTACTGTATCGGCACCAAGAAGTACGTTCTGAACGAAGACATGTCCGACATTCCCGCCGCCAGACAGCACTTGAGGAA GCTGAGAAACATCCGATACACGTTCAACACGGTGCTGCTGGTCTTCATCTGGCGCGTCTTCATCGCTCGCTCTCAGATGGCCAGGAACATCTGGTACTTCGTCGTGAGCTTGTGCTTCAAGTTCCTGTCCTACTTCAGGGCTTCCAGCACTCTGACCCAATGA